The genomic DNA ATTTGCtttttaaagtgattatttaaaaaatatagtaatcaACATTTTAAAGTGGCTCAAAACagctttcatcaaagttgtcccaaaaccaaaacaatgcaTCCagctttgattaactttttttttccacttcataTGTTGATTACTGTATATATAGATGTACTTAGTTAAATATGgtaattcaaatgattcactttAATCTCTCTCTGTTATAGTTCATTTCAGCAGAAGAGATCAGAACcagagtccagctgtgtgtctatgagtAGGGACACGTCTATGAAAAATCCAATAATGTTTAAGAGTGGTGATACAAAGACTGACCTCaggtaatatttttaaataaatattattctagtatgtaattttatgttatcaaaataatatatatagtatattttttacaatatatttgaaATTCTTCTTTGAAACATTGCTAAAATATattgctaaaatatatttcttatcttcgttttatatttttaaatgtatagtgTTACACAGAAAGACGCCTTTGTAAAAACACTCAGTTCTGTTTAACatcttttgtaataaaatagtgTAAATCAAAAGATCCTGAAGTGTTCTTTAAAGTGATTGTTTAAAAAAGGATGTAGATGtactttgttaaataaacaaagtattcattttaatcTCTCTCTGTTATAGTTCAGTTCAGCAGAAGAGATCAGAGTCCGGCTGTGTGTCTATGAGTGACGTGTCTGTGAATCAACCATTAGATTATAAGAGTGATCATATAAAGACTGATCTTTGATTAAAGATTATTTGATTATGATACAGAATACATTACCTTAGCTTATTTAATaatgtagcattttaattttacagccATGAAGTCCTCAACACATTTAgatcaaatctgatgaagaagttTGAGCGTCTGTATGAGGGAACAGTGACGCAGGGAAACCCAACACTCctgaatgagatctacacagagctctacatcacagagagtCAGAGTGGAGAGATCAGTAATGagcatgaggtgagacagattgagacacaatccaggagaacagcaacagaggacacagccatcaaatgcaatgacatctttagacctttacctggacaagacaaagccatcagaactgtgctgacaaagggagtcgctggcattggaaaaacagtctctgtgcagaagttcatcctggactgggctgaagggaaagagaatcaggacgtccagctcatatttccacttcctttcagagAAATCAACTTGATGAAGGACAAAACACTCAGTCTTTCAGATCTTCTTCATGTCTTTTTCCCTGAAACTAAAGAAATGGAAATATCcattgatgaatataaagtgttgttcatctttgatggtctggatgagtgtCGTCTGTCTCTGGATTTTCAGAGCGATGTGAGGTTGTGTGATGTAAGTGAATCGGCTTCAGTAGATGTGCTGCTGACGAACCTGATTGTGGggaatctgcttccctctgctctcatctggatcacctccagaccagcagcagctgatctcGTCCCCTCTGAGTGTGTCCATCGAGTGACAGAGGTACGAGGATTTAATGAGccacagaaggaggaatacttcaggaagagaatcagtgatcagAGTCTGGCCAACAGGATCATCTCACACCTGAAGTCATCAAGGAGCctctacatcatgtgccacatcccagtgttctgctggatctcagccgcTGTTTTAGAGAAGATGTTGAGTCAAGCAGAAAGTGGAgagattcccaagactctcactcaaatgtacacacacttcctgatccTTCAGACCAACATCAAATGTGAGAAGGACTATGAGAAGAAGGTGACAGATGAAGACATGATCCTCAAACTGGGGAAAGTGGCTTTTCAGCAGCTTGTGAAAGGTAACCTGATCTTCTATGAGGAAGACCTGAGagagtgtggcattgatgtgacagaagcatcagtgtactcagggttgtgcactcagatcttcagagaggagtgtggcttgtatcaggggaaagtcttctgctttgttcatctgagcaTTCAGGAACATCTAGCAGCTCTATATGTGCACCTCTCCTGgacaaacaacaacataaatgtgtttgacCAAATCACCAAACAGAGTTTATGGTCTAAAGTGAAGGACTGGTTTCAACTCAGTTCATCAAAACATGTCTCATTATCTGAGCTGCATCAGAGAGCTGTGGATGAGGCTCTACAGAGTAAAAATGGACATCTGGATCTTTTCCTGCGGTTCCTTCTGGGTTTGTCAGTGGAGTCTCATCAGATTCTCCTACAAAGACTAATGAAACAGACAAGAAGCAGCTCTGACAGCAATgagaaaacagttgagtacatcaAGAAGAAGATCAGGACCATTGACTCTCCAGAgaaatccatcaatctgtttcactgtctgaatgaactgggtgATCATTCACTAGTGGAGGAAATACAACAGTATCTGAAATCTGGAAGAATAAAGGAAGCCAAAATCTCTTCATCTCAGTGGTCAGctgtagtttttgtgttgttgacatCAGAGAAAAAGCTGGATgagtttgattttaataaatttgtttgtgaaaaaataaaaccaaaaaactgaAAGTTCTTCATAAGATGCTGCCTGTGATTAAAGAATCCAGATCAGTTCAGTAAGTATCAATGAGAACGATCACTTCAACtgttaaaacattaagaaaatcaaagttaaaataaatcttcAGAGCTGCAGATGTTGTCCAGAGTTTAGTGGTCAGTAGTTTTATATCAAATCAGTGAAACTGTAAGATTCAGATCAGAGAAGTGgcatatgaataaattatttgggtttgtcaataattaaaaatgtctttacaaaAGAGgagtaattgtaatttttaaactgCTGACATTGTGCAACAAAGCATTATTTATCTTTCTTAAATGAGGCTCATGTTTTTGTTCTCAGTTCAATGATTCATCAAACATGTTGATTTGTGTTTTAAGTtagtactttatttttaatattggaTTCACTGCTAGATtgatctgatctgatctgatctgacAGAGTGAAGAGTGTatcattgttctctacaggttgatAAATTGTGGcatcacagatgaaggttgtgctgctctggcttcagctctgagatcaaacccctcacacctgagacaaCTGAATCTGTCtgagaataaactaggagattcTGGAGTCAGGCTGCTGTCTGCTGTACTGGAGGatcctcactgtaaactggagatacTGTGGTAAGATCATATTTGACTCACACATGAAACACAACAGGCACGGCGCCAGAATTTCTTTTCTCTACTGGGGGCTTTTTCTCTAAGGGGGGCTAGACCAATATATGGGCGTGCTAAGAAAATAATTGAGATTCATGATGTCAAAGTTACTTCATGACGAAATtgtcgtcttttttttttttttttttaataaaagcagcAATGGTACACATCACATTTAACAGAAGTATAGTTTTAAACTGTAGCCTGTTTGGTGAAATAATAGGCTTGTTCATCCagagccctgcatttcagcCTGAGCCCGAAGGGCAGCAGCAAGCGCAAGTGCCTTCAGTGCAGTTTGAAGAGTTAAGCAGTCAAGCGCATGcataggctaaagcttgccaCAAAGCACCAGCAAAAGTAATTACTAAGAATGTGTTGAGATAAAATAGTAAAGagatgtttaaattatttattaaaaaactatatGTTTTCTGAATCAGTGTAGCAAAGATAAAGTTATTGATCCTGACATGCAATTTCCTCATTGGACACGCCTTTAGAGATAAATGCATCTTTACGGATTGCATAAtgaaagaaattttgttttcgattaaaataattttgttttgaaatagtAATTCAAAGCattctatagatatatatatatatcttgtcTGTAAGGCAAGCCAAGTAGGCTATTTGCTAAGTTTCGGTTTATAATTGTGAAGCGCTCCTTTTCAAGACGGAGACGGCAGAAAGTGCACAtcctctttgttttctttattttacaaaagcaaaatgttttgttaatattttaagtgcACATAAATTAAAGTAGACGCTTTACAGTTATGAAtaatgtattactcttacctctCCGATGAATTCGAGATCAAAACTGGCGTCAGGCAAGGTGATGTAGCGTCCCCGCTgctttttaacatcattattgACGCGATCATGCGCAGAGCATTCAATGGTCGCCGCGGGGTTCAATTCGCAGATGACCAATTCGTAACAGACCTCATGTTCGCCGACGACAGCTCCATCTTTGCGTAGGATGATGCCGAAGCCACGGACATCCTCTATGACATCGCCCGCCATGCTCGACCCTATGGCCTCAAGATCAGTGCCGAAAAGACTAAGGTCATGACAACCGATGGATCACCAGCAATTGTATATCTTGAAGATGTGCAGCTGGAACAAGTGCAAAAATTTAAGTGCCTCGGCTCATTGATCCAAGAGAAGAAAATTGCAGCGACGGCGGACATTCACTCAAGAATCGGACAAGCGACGGCTGCTTTCGCCTACCTCCGACGGTGCGTCTGGAGGAAATCTAACGTCATTCTTTCTACGAAGATCCGCCTGTATCGATCGATGATACTCCCAATTCTCCTCTATGGATCTGAAGCCTGGGTTATTCTCAAGCAAGACCTCAACAAGCTCGAGGTATTTCAAATGCGATGCCTGCGACAAATCCTCCAAGTCTCCTTGCGTGACCGCATTAGTAACAACAAGATACGCCACCGATGCCATGATCAACCATCAATTGACGAACAAATTCAGAGACGGCAATTGCGATGGTTTGGCCATGTTTGCCGCATGAGCGATCATCGATTGCCGCATCGTCTGCTATGGCGGCAGTGCCCTGACCACTGGAGGATTAGACGCGACGCGCCGAAGAAGATATGGGTCAAACAGATCGAACACGACCTTAAATCACGTCGTCTCAACTTCGAGCAAGCGAAAACTGTAGCCACGGATCGACAGGCTTGGAAGAAAATCGTTGGTGAAATCGGTACCCCTGCGGCACCCACAGCAGTGTATTGGCTTCGAGGACGACCCTCCCCGCCGA from Labeo rohita strain BAU-BD-2019 unplaced genomic scaffold, IGBB_LRoh.1.0 scaffold_280, whole genome shotgun sequence includes the following:
- the LOC127160036 gene encoding LOW QUALITY PROTEIN: NACHT, LRR and PYD domains-containing protein 3-like (The sequence of the model RefSeq protein was modified relative to this genomic sequence to represent the inferred CDS: deleted 2 bases in 1 codon), producing MFKSGDTKTDLSSAQQKGSEPEPSCVSMMRDSSMKNPIMFKSGDTKTDLSSFQQKRSEPESSCVSMSRDTSMKNPIMFKSGDTKTDLSHEVLNTFRSNLMKKFERLYEGTVTQGNPTLLNEIYTELYITESQSGEISNEHEVRQIETQSRRTATEDTAIKCNDIFRPLPGQDKAIRTVLTKGVAGIGKTVSVQKFILDWAEGKENQDVQLIFPLPFREINLMKDKTLSLSDLLHVFFPETKEMEISIDEYKVLFIFDGLDECRLSLDFQSDVRLCDVSESASVDVLLTNLIVGNLLPSALIWITSRPAAADLVPSECVHRVTEVRGFNEPQKEEYFRKRISDQSLANRIISHLKSSRSLYIMCHIPVFCWISAAVLEKMLSQAESGEIPKTLTQMYTHFLILQTNIKCEKDYEKKVTDEDMILKLGKVAFQQLVKGNLIFYEEDLRECGIDVTEASVYSGLCTQIFREECGLYQGKVFCFVHLSIQEHLAALYVHLSWTNNNINVFDQITKQSLWSKVKDWFQLSSSKHVSLSELHQRAVDEALQSKNGHLDLFLRFLLGLSVESHQILLQRLMKQTRSSSDSNEKTVEYIKKKIRTIDSPEKSINLFHCLNELGDHSLVEEIQQYLKSGRIKEAKISSSQWSAVVFVLLTSEKKLDEFDFNKFVCENKTKKLKVLHKMLPVIKESRSVQLINCGITDEGCAALASALRSNPSHLRQLNLSENKLGDSGVRLLSAVLEDPHCKLEILWLSYCGITDEGCAALASALRSNPSHLRHLGLSGNKIGNSVNLLSRVLQNPQCKLEILWLVDCGVTDEGCAALASALRSNPSHLRHLRLSRNKLGKSGVKLLSDLRDDPLYKLDTIYY